The Setaria italica strain Yugu1 chromosome IX, Setaria_italica_v2.0, whole genome shotgun sequence genome has a window encoding:
- the LOC101764173 gene encoding cation/calcium exchanger 1: MARPSSTAAASVCLGVALVALLFPASSLSLRATVGAADVSSELANEARGRGSTGVRRLGGPEGRCHYPAAASDPGRSYPRPRGGYVDYLYLYYCVIGGERRPALGCAAMAAWLAVLFYLLADTAAAYFCSSLEGLSRLLRLPPAIAGATLLSLGNGAPDALSALASFDGRGKGGGGGAAAVGLSGVLGGAMFVSAAVLGVVALRAGGQGVAVDRASFFRDAAFLLLALAAVAVVITAGEVGIWGAVAFASLYLVYVLAVAFTPEHWTRRQDEEEDHGPAAASSELHSVIETKFYTDQEARDLLLADTAAPLLQYYAGDNISGGGNNKSTFWTVMRVLALPLTLPRRLTIPDASKERWSKTTAVTTATLAPIFLAFLCSHRATGSPFPAVLLGGLVGIVLGLLAFLTTEPSAPPTRFLAAWLAGGFAMSVAWAYVIANEVLSLLVSASVVLYVDAAALGVTVLAWGNSLGDLIANVAVASRGGPCGAQVAVSGCYGGPVFNVLVGLGLSLLLSCWAGYPQTVKIPRESGLYRTLGFVVVGLVWALVMLPRRGMRVDRTLGFGLLAIYLCFICINISQLKNER; encoded by the coding sequence ATGGCGAGGCCTTCCTCTACTGCGGCGGCTTCCGTCTGCCTCGGCGTCGCCCTCGTCGCGCTCCTGTTCCCCGCCTCCAGCCTCTCGCTGCGCGCCACGGTCGGCGCCGCCGATGTCTCCTCCGAGCTGGCCAACgaggcgcgcggccgcggcagcaCAGGCGTGCGGCGGCTCGGGGGCCCGGAGGGCAGGTGCCACTACCCCGCGGCCGCGTCTGACCCAGGCCGCAGCTacccgcgcccgcgcggcggGTACGTCGACTACCTCTACCTCTACTACTGCGTTAtcggcggcgagcgccggcCCGCCCTGGGCTGCGCCGCGATGGCGGCGTGGCTCGCCGTGCTCTTCTACCTGCTCGCGGACACGGCGGCGGCCTACTTCTGCTCCAGCCTCGAGGGCCTCTCGCGCCTGCTCCGcctgccgccggccatcgccggggcCACGCTGCTCTCGCTCGGGAACGGCGCGCCCGACGCGCTCTCCGCGCTCGCGTCCTTCGACGGCCGAGGcaagggcggaggcggaggggccgccgccgtcgggctcAGCGGCGTGCTCGGCGGCGCGATGTTCGTGTCCGCCGCCGTGCTCGGCGTCGTCGccctccgcgccggcggccagggtGTCGCCGTCGACCGCGCCAGCTTCTTCCGGGACGcggccttcctcctcctggccctcgccgccgtcgccgtcgtcatcaCCGCGGGCGAGGTCGGCATCTGGGGCGCCGTAGCGTTCGCCTCGCTCTACCTCGTCTACGTTCTCGCCGTCGCGTTTACGCCGGAACACTGGACCAGACGCCAGGATGAAGAGGAGGAccacggccccgccgccgcttcctcggAGCTCCACAGCGTCATAGAGACCAAGTTCTACACCGACCAGGAGGCTCGAGATCTACTCCTCGCCGACACCGCCGCGCCTCTCCTCCAGTACTACGCCGGCGACAAtatcagcggcggcggcaacaacAAGAGCACGTTCTGGACCGTCATGCGCGTGCTAGCTCTTCCCCTGACTCTCCCACGGCGGCTGACGATCCCAGACGCGAGCAAGGAGCGGTGGAGCAAGACGACCGCGGTGACCACGGCCACGCTCGCCCCCATCTTCCTGGCCTTCCTCTGCAGCCACCGCGCCACTGGGAGCCCGTtccccgccgtcctcctcggcgGCCTCGTTGGCATCGTGCTGGGCCTCCTCGCCTTCCTCACCACGGAACCCTCCGCCCCGCCGACCCGGTTCctcgccgcgtggctcgccggCGGGTTCGCCATGAGCGTGGCGTGGGCGTACGTGATCGCCAACGAGGTCCTGTCGCTGCTGGTCTCGGCCAGCGTCGTACTATAcgtggacgcggcggcgctgggggtGACCGTGCTCGCCTGGGGAAACTCGCTCGGCGACCTCATCGCGAACGTTGCGGTGGCCTCCCGCGGCGGCCCCTGCGGCGCGCAGGTGGCCGTGTCCGGCTGCTACGGCGGGCCGGTGTTCAACGTCCTCGTGGGCCTCGGCCTGTCCTTGCTGCTTTCGTGCTGGGCCGGGTACCCGCAGACAGTGAAGATTCCGAGGGAGTCCGGGCTTTACCGGACGCTGGGCTTTGTGGTCGTTGGGCTTGTGTGGGCCTTGGTGATGCTGCCCAGGAGAGGGATGAGGGTGGACAGGACGCTGGGCTTTGGGCTCCTGGCGATATACTTATGCTTCATATGTATTAACATTTCACAGCTCAAGAATGAACGGTAG
- the LOC101764859 gene encoding pentatricopeptide repeat-containing protein At1g10270, which yields MALYRRLLLLRRLSNLHPSPFPTPAIGSSSPPTLAGLLTPMGRRHFAFSSAEEAAAERRRRKRRLRIEPPLNAIRRGPPPPRDPNAPRQPDTTSALVGPRLSLHNRVQSLIRSGDLDGASVAARAAVSSRVRPTVFTCNAVAAAMVRAGRHDDAVALFEFFFRRSNIVPNIVSYNTLILAHCEAVRVDDAMQVYRDMLSSAPFSPSSVTFRHLTKGLVAAGRIRDALDLLREMLNRGAGADSLVYNNLIAGYIDLDDWDKAFELFNELTERCAVYDGVVHTTFMEGYWKQGKDKEAMDNYQSLLQRGFKMTPATCNVLLETLFKHGKHKEANELWETMMDNHTPPTFIGINAESYNVMVNQCFKEGKFEEAIEVFHRQPRKNVQMDVGCFNNIIGKLCENGMLAEAEKLFEEMETKSVLPDVYTYTYLVDSCFKEARVEDTMQYFHKMADGREHGPKFNIGFFNLMFKGLTEAGRIDDALKVYGRMPDKEIKPNTTTFEILVKALCKAGDLDRARDLVMDMARGAVEPPQEFRESVIDIFKKSNRQEEIEKAFEEKPLPTPQPRTENQPRTEYRPHNAVGVSQGRQPGFSSASPVQLGFGYSQPQQPAFKDTKNQQPGFDSSRQWHSGFGAPQAQHPGYGAPQPVQAVVGPPQPPQAQFGASQGVPGYSNHPSQVGYGSQLPQSGYGFAPHQEQVGFGNQVAHSPPAYVASQSQSSHGTHWSQSGYGSPQGRLGYGSAQGLQHASHLPHHQADFGMPQVQNNNGFPHVQQQSNSVARHGQTAVGTAEGESPQGKLGYGGAQGLQHASHLPHHQAGFGMPQVQNDNGFPHVQQQSNFVARHGQTAVGTAEGESKFGGSYGQPRNDNSKGPPRFGAQTDHHYSTGYRASYGTQGFNGARGEYETASKDQLDPTSSEDRQQVAF from the coding sequence ATGGCGCTCTACCGCCGTCTCCTGCTCCTCCGGCGCCTGTCCAACCTCCACCCCTCGCCCTTCCCCACCCCAGCGATCGGCTCATCATCACCACCTACCCTAGCGGGGCTCCTCACCCCCATGGGCCGCCGTCACTtcgccttctcctccgccgaggaggccgccgccgagcgccgccgccgcaagcgccGCCTCCGCATCGAGCCGCCGCTGAACGCCATccgccgcgggccgcctccCCCGCGGGACCCCAACGCGCCTCGCCAACCCGACACCACCTCCGCCCTCGTCGGCCCGCGCCTCAGCCTCCACAACCGCGTCCAGTCCCTCATCCGCTCGGGGGATCTCGACggcgcctccgtcgccgcccgcgccgccgtctcctcccgcGTCCGGCCCACCGTTTTCACCTGcaacgccgtcgccgcggccatGGTCCGCGCCGGGCGCCACGACGACGCCGTCGCTCTCTTCGAGTTCTTCTTCCGCCGCTCCAACATCGTCCCCAACATCGTCTCCTACAACACCCTCATCCTCGCCCACTGCGAGGCCGTCCGCGTCGACGACGCGATGCAGGTGTACCGCGACATGCTCTCGTCGGCGCCCTTCTCCCCCTCCTCCGTTACCTTCCGGCACCTCACCAAGGGCCTCGTCGCTGCCGGACGAATCCGTGACGCCCTCGACCTCCTCCGCGAGATGCTCAACCGCGGGGCTGGCGCTGACTCACTCGTCTACAACAACCTCATCGCCGGCTACATCGACCTGGACGACTGGGACAAGGCCTTCGAGCTCTTCAACGAGCTCACGGAGAGGTGCGCTGTCTATGACGGCGTCGTCCACACCACCTTCATGGAGGGCTACTGGAAGCAGGGTAAGGACAAGGAGGCCATGGACAACTACCAGTCCCTGCTCCAGCGGGGCTTCAAGATGACACCGGCTACCTGCAACGTCCTGCTCGAGACGCTCTTCAAGCACGGCAAGCACAAGGAGGCCAACGAACTGTGGGAGACCATGATGGACAACCACACACCACCAACCTTCATTGGCATCAACGCTGAGTCCTACAATGTCATGGTCAACCAGTGCTTCAAGGAGGGCAAGTTTGAGGAGGCAATTGAGGTATTTCACCGCCAGCCCAGGAAGAATGTTCAGATGGATGTTGGTTGCTTCAACAACATCATTGGCAAGCTATGTGAGAACGGGATGCTTGCTGAGGCAGAGAAGCTCTTTGAAGAGATGGAGACCAAATCGGTCCTTCCAGATGTATACACCTACACTTACCTTGTCGACTCGTGCTTCAAGGAAGCCCGTGTGGAAGATACAATGCAGTATTTCCACAAAATGGCAGATGGGAGGGAGCATGGGCCAAAGTTTAATATCGGTTTCTTCAACCTCATGTTTAAAGGACTTACGGAAGCTGGCCGGATTGATGATGCCTTGAAGGTGTATGGGAGGATGCCTGACAAGGAGATCAAGCCAAACACAACAACCTTTGAAATCCTTGTCAAAGCCTTATGCAAGGCAGGGGACTTGGATCGAGCACGGGACCTAGTGATGGACATGGCAAGGGGTGCTGTTGAGCCTCCTCAAGAGTTCCGTGAGTCTGTTATTGACATTTTCAAGAAGTCCAATCGCCAGGAAGAAATCGAGAAAGCTTTTGAAGAAAAGCCTTTGCCAACACCTCAGCCAAGGACAGAGAATCAGCCGAGGACAGAGTATCGCCCTCACAATGCAGTTGGTGTTTCTCAAGGGAGACAGCCTGGCTTTAGCTCAGCTTCACCGGTGCAGCTTGGATTTGGTTACTCTCAGCCGCAACAGCCAGCATTTAAAGACACTAAAAATCAGCAGCCTGGTTTTGACTCATCTCGGCAATGGCATTCAGGTTTTGGTGCTCCTCAAGCGCAGCACCCAGGATATGGCGCACCCCAGCCTGTACAGGCTGTAGTTGGTCCCCCTCAACCACCACAGGCACAGTTTGGTGCTTCTCAGGGTGTACCAGGGTATAGCAACCATCCATCACAAGTGGGGTATGGTTCGCAGCTGCCTCAGTCAGGATACGGTTTTGCACCTCACCAAGAACAAGTAGGATTTGGAAATCAAGTAGCACATTCACCACCTGCATATGTGGCTTCCCAAAGCCAGTCTTCACATGGTACCCATTGGAGCCAGAGTGGTTATGGATCACCCCAAGGGCGACTGGGGTATGGCAGTGCTCAAGGGCTGCAACATGCTTCTCATTTACCACATCACCAAGCAGATTTTGGTATGCCACAGGTCCAAAATAACAATGGGTTTCCTCATGTGCAGCAACAATCAAATTCTGTAGCTCGTCATGGGCAGACTGCTGTAGGCACAGCTGAAGGTGAATCACCCCAAGGGAAACTGGGGTATGGCGGTGCTCAAGGGCTGCAACATGCTTCTCATTTACCACATCACCAGGCAGGTTTTGGTATGCCACAGGTCCAAAATGACAATGGGTTTCCTCATGTGCAGCAACAATCAAATTTTGTAGCTCGTCATGGGCAGACTGCTGTAGGCACAGCTGAAGGTGAATCCAAGTTTGGTGGTTCGTATGGGCAGCCGAGGAATGACAATTCTAAAGGCCCACCACGTTTTGGAGCTCAAACGGACCATCATTACAGCACTGGATACAGGGCATCCTATGGTACGCAAGGATTTAATGGTGCCCGTGGTGAATATGAAACTGCATCCAAAGACCAATTAGATCCTACCTCTTCTGAAGATCGGCAACAAGTAGCATTCTGA
- the LOC101764195 gene encoding uncharacterized protein LOC101764195, giving the protein MEKGRTNDTLDSETTSCEVKSGCTSSPIFQENHSESNAGQIPSCVDHDRQESGKRKAEVPGMRASTSLGVMDQTYGIKHQRRRNKDSDLEHGSEIINLCPTANLLDEVERLLRENPDPANLEKAKSILKVQEKDLLDALVKLSEASYDAVYFSANGQPGNTHDDGKADEEVLPNPANSSDETPPVTTRQAGAGAGNHVKIQGVAATALPLSTAPPSLMQTRPSLAPASPSSAPAALGESSRGLSTAHQPHAQPVVVGSASAPPAPSKTRLIITKRKTTAEQRWRMWEFAHRVGWSIQKAGADAVDAFCAQVGVPERALRNWMANNRRLAKVPPPSSPPPRSIIKRTKTTAEQRKRMREFAYRVGWSIQKAGADAVDAFCAQVGVPERALRNWMANNSRLAKVPPPPSPPPRSIIKRTKTTAEQRKRMREFAYRVGWSIQKAGAGAVDALCAQVGVPECALRNWMANNRHLANVPPPSLSSPPLPSHHQVQDHPPADTPPQGSMTEQGKSPEPEAAAAPADDGAGKGDEDEEASEVTQRGRGHRARKPNKCYADSFWM; this is encoded by the exons ATGGAG AAAGGTCGCACCAATGATACACTTGATAGTGAGACGACATCCTGTGAAGTGAAGTCTGGATGTACTTCATCTCCTATTTTTCAAGAAAATCATAGTGAATCAAATGCTGGTCAAATTCCTTCCTGTGTTGATCATGATAGGCAAGAATCTGGGAAAAGGAAAGCTGAAGTGCCTGGGATGAGGGCATCTACAAGTCTGGGTGTTATGGACCAAACCTATGGGATTAAGCATCAGAGGCGCAGGAATAAGGACTCAGATTTGGAACATGGTTCTGAAATAATTAACCTTTGCCCAACTGCTAACCTTCTAGACGAG GTTGAAAGACTACTTAGGGAGAACCCAGATCCAGCTAATTTAGAGAAAGCAAAGTCGATACTCAAA GTCCAAGAAAAGGACCTTTTGGATGCACTTGTTAAGCTTTCTGAAGCATCATATGATG CGGTTTATTTCAGTGCTAACGGTCAGCCGGGCAATACGCACGATGATGGCAAGGCCGACGAGGAGGTGCTGCCAAATCCGGCGAATTCCAGCGACGAGACGCCACCTGTGACGACGAGGCAGGCAGGCGCCGGAGCTGGAAACCATGTCAAGATCCAGGGAGTCGCTGCCACGGCGCTACCCCTCTCCACTGCGCCACCGTCACTGATGCAGACGCGCCCGTCGCTCGCTCCCGCGTCCCcgtcctccgcccccgccgcgctgGGCGAGTCCTCGCGGGGCCTCTCCACCGCGCACCAGCCCCACGCGCAGCCGGTGGTCGTGGGGTCGGCCTCCGCGCCCCCGGCGCCGAGTAAGACGCGGCTCATCATCACCAAGAGGAAGACCACGGCGGAGCAGAGATGGCGAATGTGGGAGTTCGCGCACCGCGTCGGGTGGAGCATCCAGaaggccggcgccgacgccgtcgacgCCTTCTGCGCCCAGGTCGGCGTCCCCGAGCGCGCCCTCAGGAACTGGATGGCCAACAACAGGCGCCTTGCCAAGGTTCCACCCCCGtcatcgccaccgccgcggtCCATCATCAAGAGGACCAAGACCACGGCGGAGCAGAGGAAGCGGATGCGGGAGTTCGCGTACCGCGTCGGGTGGAGCATCCAGaaggccggcgccgacgccgtcgacgCCTTCTGCGCCCAGGTCGGCGTCCCCGAGCGCGCCCTCAGGAACTGGATGGCCAACAACAGTCGCCTTGCCAAGGTTCCACCCccgccatcgccaccgccgcggtCCATCATCAAGAGGACCAAGACCACGGCGGAGCAGAGGAAGCGGATGCGGGAGTTCGCGTACCGCGTCGGGTGGAGCATCCAgaaggccggcgccggcgccgtcgacgcCTTGTGCGCCCAGGTCGGCGTCCCCGAGTGCGCCCTCAGGAACTGGATGGCCAACAACAGGCACCTCGCCAATGTTCCACCCCCGTCCctgtcctcgccgccgctgccgtcgcacCACCAAGTCCAAGACCACCCGCCGGCCGACACACCGCCGCAGGGATCGATGACCGAACAAGGCAAGTCTCCTGAACCtgaagctgctgctgcacctGCTGATGACGGCGCCGGCAAGGGAGACGAGGATGAAGAAGCTTCTGAAGTAACTCAACGAGGAAGGGGCCATCGGGCCAGAAAGCCCAACAAGTGCTACGCTGACTCGTTCTGGATGTAA
- the LOC101765255 gene encoding probable NAD(P)H dehydrogenase (quinone) FQR1-like 2 — MGKGGGCVPSKKRQPPAAAPSSSSAAATAPREAPEEEVTAAAVASAAAAGAGRKVRLYIVFYSMYGHVESLAQRAAAGAGAVDGVEAVLRRVPETLPPEVLEKMQAPAKDPAVPVIASAAELQEADGVLFGFPTRYGAMAAQMKAFFDSTGSLWEEQKLAGKPAGFFVSTGTQGGGQETTAWTAITQLVHHGMLFVPIGYTFGAGMFNMDDIRGGSPYGAGVFAGDGSRQPSDTELALAEHQGKYMASIVKKLAHHA; from the exons ATGGGCAAGGGCGGCGGCTGCGTCCCCAGCAAGAAGCgccagccgccggccgccgcgccctcgtcgtcgtccgccgcggccacggcgcCACGCGAGGCGCCAGAGGAGGAGGTGACAGCGGCAGCggtggcttcggcggcggcggcgggagccgggCGGAAGGTGCGGCTGTACATCGTCTTCTACTCGATGTACGGGCATGTGGAGTCCCTGGcgcagcgcgcggcggcgggtgccgGCGCTGTGGACGGCGTGGAGGCCGTGCTGCGGCGGGTCCCCGAGACACTCCCGCCGGAGGTGCTGGAGAAGATGCAGGCACCGGCCAAGGACCCCGCGGTCCCCGTCATCGCGTCGGCAGCGGAGCTGCAGGAGGCCGACGGCGTGCTGTTCGGCTTCCCGACGAGGTACGGAGCCATGGCGGCGCAGATGAAGGCGTTCTTCGACTCCACCGGCTCTCTCTGGGAGGAGCAGAAGCTCGCCGGGAAGCCCGCCGGGTTCTTCGTCAGCACCGGAACGCAGGGTGGCGGCCAGGAGACCACTGC TTGGACGGCGATCACCCAGCTAGTGCACCATGGAATGCTTTTCGTCCCCATTGGCTACACCTTTGGTGCAGGCATGTTCAACATGGACGACATCAGAGGAGGCAGCCCCTATGGTGCTGGTGTCTTTGCAGGCGACGGCAGCAGACAACCCAGCGACACAGAGCTTGCCCTCGCAGAGCACCAGGGCAAGTACATGGCCTCAATAGTGAAGAAGCTTGCTCATCATGCCTGA
- the LOC101765944 gene encoding TATA-box-binding protein 1 gives MDGARPVDLARHPSGIVPALQNIVSTVNLDCQLDLKMIALQARNAEYNPKRFAAVIMRIREPKTTALVFASGKMVCTGAKSEEHSKLAARKYARIIQKLGYPAKFKDFKIQNMVGSCDVKFPIRLEGLAYSHGAFSNYEPELFPGLIYRMKHPKIVLLIFVSGKIVLTGAKVREEIYAAFENIYPVLTEYRKCQK, from the exons atggaCGGGGCGCGGCCGGTGGACCTCGCCAGGCACCCGTCCGGCATCGTCCCCGCCCTCCA GAACATTGTCTCAACAGTCAATTTGGACTGTCAGTTGGATCTGAAAATGATTGCTCTACAAGCTCGTAATGCAGAATACAATCCAAAG CGTTTTGCTGCAGTTATCATGAGGATAAGGGAGCCGAAGACAACTGCTCTGGTGTTTGCTTCAGGGAAGATGGTTTGCACCGGAGCAAAGAGCGAAGAACATTCAAAGCTTGCTGCAAGGAAG TATGCACGAATCATCCAGAAGCTTGGGTATCCAGCCAAGTTCAAG GATTTCAAGATCCAGAATATGGTTGGCTCTTGTGACGTGAAATTTCCAATTCGTTTGGAGGGCTTGGCTTATTCTCATGGTGCCTTTTCTAAT TATGAGCCCGAGCTCTTTCCTGGGCTGATTTACCGTATGAAGCACCCCAAGATTGTGCTCCTCATTTTTGTCTCTGGAAAGATTGTTCTCACTGGAGCCAAGGTGCGCGAAGAGATATACGCCGCCTTTGAGAATATCTACCCTGTGCTAACTGAATACAGGAAATGTCAGAAATG A